The Nocardioides salarius genome includes a region encoding these proteins:
- a CDS encoding aromatic ring-hydroxylating dioxygenase subunit alpha, protein MDTPPRSVTAKVFDFPRNAWYAAAWDHEVSARTPLARTIAGVPMAMWRSTDGAVSVLADACWHRLAPLSMGTIHGDELQCPYHGLRYNPAGRCTSMPAQRTVNPSAAVPSFPVVERHRYVWVWPGDPDLADPDLVPDMHQMEHPDWAGDGLTIAAGCNYQLVLDNLMDLTHEEFVHSSSIGQDELSESEFEVTRDGDRRVTVSRWMRDIDPPPFWLKNMRDKFPGFSGKVDRWQIIHYEAPGTICIDVGVAKAGTGAPEGDRSQGVNGYVMNTITPESARTSHYFWAFMRNYRLDSQLITTQLREGVHGVFAEDEEMLVAQQRAIDANPDHAFYSLNIDAGGMWVRRILDEMLALEGRGNDADAAVTALRPAANG, encoded by the coding sequence ATGGACACGCCCCCGCGCTCGGTGACCGCGAAGGTCTTCGACTTCCCCCGCAACGCCTGGTACGCCGCCGCCTGGGACCACGAGGTGAGCGCCCGCACGCCCCTGGCCCGCACCATCGCCGGCGTCCCGATGGCGATGTGGCGCAGCACCGACGGCGCGGTCAGCGTGCTCGCCGACGCCTGCTGGCACCGCCTGGCGCCGCTGTCCATGGGCACGATCCACGGCGACGAGCTCCAGTGCCCCTACCACGGCCTGCGCTACAACCCGGCCGGGCGCTGCACGTCGATGCCGGCCCAGCGCACCGTCAACCCGAGCGCGGCGGTCCCCTCCTTCCCGGTCGTCGAGCGGCACCGCTACGTGTGGGTGTGGCCGGGCGATCCCGACCTCGCCGACCCCGACCTGGTGCCCGACATGCACCAGATGGAGCACCCCGACTGGGCCGGCGACGGCCTGACCATCGCCGCGGGCTGCAACTACCAGCTGGTCCTGGACAACCTGATGGACCTCACGCATGAGGAGTTCGTGCACTCCTCGAGCATCGGCCAGGACGAGCTCAGCGAGTCGGAGTTCGAGGTCACCCGCGACGGCGACCGGCGGGTCACGGTCTCGCGCTGGATGCGTGACATCGACCCGCCGCCGTTCTGGCTCAAGAACATGCGCGACAAGTTCCCGGGGTTCAGCGGCAAGGTCGACCGCTGGCAGATCATCCACTACGAGGCCCCCGGCACCATCTGCATCGACGTGGGGGTGGCCAAGGCCGGCACCGGTGCGCCCGAGGGGGACCGCTCCCAGGGCGTCAACGGCTACGTCATGAACACCATCACCCCCGAGTCGGCGCGCACCAGCCACTACTTCTGGGCGTTCATGCGCAACTACCGCCTCGACAGCCAGCTCATCACCACCCAGCTGCGCGAGGGCGTGCACGGCGTCTTCGCCGAGGACGAGGAGATGCTGGTGGCCCAGCAGCGGGCGATCGACGCCAACCCCGACCACGCCTTCTACAGCCTCAACATCGACG
- a CDS encoding PadR family transcriptional regulator, translating to MSLRHALLSLLSGRERTGYEASTDFGRSVEHVWHAPDSQIYPELRRLADLGLLDVDELPDGGRGTKKRYRITETGLAELRAWIESPTRPRPQRDPAYLRAAYLEWASPEAAREVLGVHRDVHLERLRMLEQVRVSLVERTNPTLVQRLRRYPAEQHDRIVAWKVYAYDGMIAQARAEVAWAEQGLELVERFRDLPPLGMGEARDEPGAGSGA from the coding sequence GTGAGCCTGCGACATGCGCTGTTGTCCCTCCTGAGCGGGCGTGAGCGCACCGGCTACGAGGCCTCGACCGACTTCGGCCGGTCGGTGGAGCACGTGTGGCACGCGCCCGACTCGCAGATCTACCCCGAGCTGCGCAGGCTGGCCGACCTCGGCCTGCTCGACGTGGACGAGCTGCCCGACGGCGGGCGGGGCACCAAGAAGCGCTACCGCATCACCGAGACGGGGCTGGCCGAGCTGCGCGCCTGGATCGAGTCGCCGACGCGCCCGCGCCCGCAGCGGGACCCGGCGTACCTCCGGGCGGCCTACCTGGAGTGGGCCTCGCCGGAGGCCGCCCGCGAGGTGCTGGGCGTGCACCGGGACGTGCACCTGGAGCGCCTGCGGATGCTCGAGCAGGTGCGCGTCTCGCTCGTGGAGCGCACCAACCCCACGCTGGTCCAGCGGCTGCGGCGCTACCCCGCGGAGCAGCACGACCGGATCGTGGCCTGGAAGGTCTACGCCTACGACGGGATGATCGCCCAGGCGCGCGCCGAGGTCGCCTGGGCCGAGCAGGGCCTCGAGCTGGTGGAGCGCTTCCGCGACCTCCCGCCCCTGGGCATGGGCGAGGCGCGGGACGAGCCCGGGGCCGGCTCCGGAGCCTGA